In the genome of Hymenobacter cellulosivorans, one region contains:
- the paaD gene encoding 1,2-phenylacetyl-CoA epoxidase subunit PaaD, translated as MVSTVPTEERIWQLLEEVSDPEVPVLSILDLGIVRGVTIQGEQVTVSITPTYSGCPAMNTIATEIRLRLLAEGITQVTIHNQLSPAWTTDWMSQAGREKLEAYGIAPPVDGTATGHMLNLFGKDTAVRCPLCKSEHTHLISQFGSTACKAHYQCDDCHEPFDYFKCHA; from the coding sequence ATGGTAAGCACGGTGCCGACCGAGGAACGCATCTGGCAGCTACTGGAAGAAGTATCGGACCCCGAGGTGCCCGTGCTCAGCATTCTGGACCTGGGCATCGTGCGGGGCGTGACAATTCAAGGCGAGCAGGTTACGGTGAGCATCACGCCGACGTATTCCGGCTGCCCGGCCATGAACACCATTGCCACCGAAATCCGGCTGCGCCTGCTGGCCGAGGGCATCACCCAGGTAACCATTCACAACCAGCTCAGCCCGGCCTGGACCACCGACTGGATGAGCCAGGCCGGGCGTGAAAAGCTCGAAGCCTACGGCATTGCCCCGCCCGTGGATGGTACGGCCACCGGACACATGCTCAATCTTTTTGGTAAGGACACGGCCGTGCGCTGCCCGCTCTGCAAGTCCGAGCACACCCACCTCATCAGTCAGTTCGGCTCCACGGCTTGCAAAGCCCACTACCAGTGCGACGATTGCCACGAGCCCTTCGACTACTTCAAATGCCACGCATAG
- the paaC gene encoding 1,2-phenylacetyl-CoA epoxidase subunit PaaC, producing the protein MQVVPSETSSLNAYAPELRQQLFQYVLQLADTSLILGHRLSEWCGHGPVLEQDLAMANIALDLLGETRSLYQYAAELEGQGRTEDDLAFLRLAVEYKNPLLVEQPNGDFADTVTRQFLFDNFHYHFLRELKNSPDERLAAVAEKAVKEAAYHLKWSSEWMIRLGDGTEESRKRLDKALDNLWRYSGELTKATATEQALQASGVIPDYAALLPAMEAHLSHVFQEATVPVPQGVFMMTGGKEGRHTEHLGYILAELQYMQRTYPGLQW; encoded by the coding sequence ATGCAAGTTGTCCCTTCCGAAACCTCGTCCCTGAACGCCTACGCGCCCGAGCTGCGCCAGCAGCTGTTTCAGTACGTGCTGCAGCTGGCCGATACCAGCCTGATTCTGGGCCACCGCCTCTCGGAATGGTGCGGGCACGGCCCGGTGCTGGAGCAGGATCTGGCTATGGCCAACATTGCCCTCGATTTGCTGGGGGAAACCCGCAGCCTCTACCAGTACGCCGCCGAGCTGGAAGGCCAGGGCCGCACCGAAGACGACCTCGCTTTTTTGCGCTTGGCCGTGGAGTACAAGAATCCGCTGCTGGTGGAACAGCCCAACGGCGACTTCGCCGACACCGTGACCCGGCAATTCCTGTTCGACAATTTCCACTACCACTTCCTGCGGGAGCTCAAAAACAGCCCCGATGAGCGCCTGGCCGCCGTTGCCGAAAAGGCCGTGAAGGAAGCCGCGTATCATTTGAAGTGGAGCTCGGAGTGGATGATTCGCCTGGGCGACGGTACGGAGGAAAGCCGCAAACGCCTCGACAAAGCCCTGGACAACCTCTGGCGCTACTCGGGTGAGCTGACCAAGGCTACGGCCACCGAACAGGCCTTGCAAGCTTCCGGTGTTATCCCCGACTACGCCGCTCTGCTGCCCGCTATGGAAGCCCACCTCAGCCATGTGTTCCAGGAAGCCACCGTGCCAGTGCCCCAGGGCGTGTTCATGATGACCGGCGGCAAAGAAGGCCGCCACACCGAGCACCTGGGTTATATTCTGGCCGAGCTGCAGTACATGCAACGCACTTATCCGGGCTTGCAATGGTAA
- the paaB gene encoding 1,2-phenylacetyl-CoA epoxidase subunit PaaB: MTQSEWPLWEVFIRSKQGLDHKHVGSLHAADATMAIQNARDVYTRRLEGISIWVVESQHVHASNPDDAEAFYDPANDKVYRHPTFYQVPDSIKHM, translated from the coding sequence ATGACACAATCCGAATGGCCGCTGTGGGAAGTTTTCATCCGCAGCAAGCAGGGCCTCGACCATAAGCACGTGGGCAGCCTGCACGCCGCCGACGCCACCATGGCCATCCAGAACGCCCGCGACGTGTACACCCGCCGCCTCGAAGGCATCAGCATCTGGGTCGTGGAAAGCCAGCACGTACACGCCTCCAACCCCGACGACGCCGAGGCCTTCTACGACCCGGCCAACGACAAAGTGTACCGGCACCCGACCTTCTACCAGGTTCCGGATTCCATCAAGCACATGTAA
- the paaA gene encoding 1,2-phenylacetyl-CoA epoxidase subunit PaaA yields the protein METVEINLEEQFQARIDADVRIEPKDWMPDAYRKTLIRQISQHAHSELVGMLPEGNWITRAPSLKRKSILLSKVQDEAGHGLYLYSAAETLGASRDQMLADLHSGKAKYSSIFNYPTLSWADMGTVGWLVDGAAILNQVPLCRTSYGPYARAMVRVCKEESFHQRQGFEIMQTLCEGAPEQKAMAQEALNRWWWPTLMMFGPKDADSPNTEQSMKWRIKRFTNDELRQKFVDMMVPQAEFLGLTVPDPALKWNETKKGYDFGDVNWEEFWNVVKGNGMCNKDRLGARVKAHEEGAWVREAALAHAKKRAERAEIQAA from the coding sequence ATGGAAACGGTAGAAATCAACCTCGAAGAGCAGTTTCAGGCCCGCATTGACGCGGACGTTCGTATTGAGCCTAAGGACTGGATGCCCGATGCGTACCGCAAGACGCTGATTCGGCAAATTTCCCAGCACGCCCACTCCGAGCTGGTCGGTATGCTGCCCGAAGGCAACTGGATTACCCGCGCCCCTTCGCTGAAGCGCAAATCCATTCTGCTGAGCAAAGTGCAGGACGAAGCCGGCCACGGCCTCTACCTCTACAGCGCGGCCGAAACCCTAGGTGCCTCCCGCGACCAGATGCTGGCCGACCTGCACTCGGGCAAAGCCAAGTATTCCAGCATTTTCAACTACCCCACCCTCTCCTGGGCCGATATGGGCACCGTGGGCTGGCTCGTAGATGGCGCCGCCATTCTAAACCAGGTGCCGCTCTGCCGCACGTCGTACGGTCCCTACGCCCGGGCCATGGTGCGGGTGTGCAAGGAGGAAAGCTTCCACCAGCGTCAGGGATTTGAAATCATGCAGACCCTGTGCGAAGGCGCGCCCGAGCAGAAAGCCATGGCTCAGGAAGCCCTAAACCGCTGGTGGTGGCCCACGCTGATGATGTTCGGCCCCAAAGACGCCGATTCGCCCAACACCGAGCAGAGCATGAAGTGGCGCATCAAGCGCTTCACCAACGACGAGCTGCGCCAGAAATTCGTGGACATGATGGTGCCCCAGGCCGAATTCCTGGGCCTGACCGTGCCCGACCCCGCGCTGAAGTGGAACGAGACCAAAAAGGGCTACGACTTCGGCGACGTAAACTGGGAGGAATTCTGGAACGTGGTAAAAGGCAACGGCATGTGCAACAAGGACCGCCTCGGGGCCCGGGTAAAAGCCCACGAGGAAGGTGCCTGGGTGCGCGAAGCCGCCTTGGCCCACGCCAAGAAACGAGCCGAGCGCGCCGAAATCCAAGCCGCATAA
- the paaE gene encoding 1,2-phenylacetyl-CoA epoxidase subunit PaaE — MSRFHKVRIKRIEKETPDSVVVSLDVPEDLRDTFRFTQGQYLTFRREHNGEELRRSYSICSSPLENEWQVAIKKVPEGRFSSSAVDTFKVGEELDVMPPAGHFYTELHPEQAKHYVMFAAGSGITPVFSIIKTVLLTEPQSRVTLIYGNRGRNSIIFKEGIEALKNKFLKRLSVYHILSREQGDTDLLFGRIDQPKTELFLQKILTPSQIDECFICGPEEMILGVKAALTSAGVAPEKIHFEMFGTTGGGKTQAGPAKVRPAGEDDKHSQVTVQLDGNTRILEMSYYGNTILDALLETGVDAPYSCKNGMCSTCRCRVVEGQVEMDVNYSLSDTEVAKGYVLSCQARPTSEKVLVDFDQ; from the coding sequence ATGAGTCGATTTCACAAAGTCCGCATCAAGCGCATCGAAAAGGAAACGCCCGACAGCGTGGTGGTATCGTTGGACGTGCCCGAGGACCTGCGCGACACCTTCCGCTTTACCCAGGGCCAGTACCTGACTTTCCGGCGGGAGCACAACGGTGAAGAGCTGCGCCGCTCCTACTCGATTTGCAGCAGCCCCCTGGAAAATGAGTGGCAGGTGGCCATTAAGAAGGTGCCCGAGGGTCGGTTTTCCTCCTCGGCCGTGGACACGTTCAAGGTCGGCGAAGAGCTGGACGTAATGCCACCGGCGGGCCACTTCTACACCGAGCTCCACCCCGAGCAGGCCAAGCACTACGTCATGTTTGCGGCCGGCAGCGGCATTACCCCCGTCTTCAGCATCATCAAAACTGTGCTCCTGACCGAGCCCCAAAGCCGGGTCACGCTCATTTACGGCAACCGGGGCCGCAACTCCATCATCTTCAAGGAGGGCATCGAGGCGCTCAAAAACAAGTTTCTCAAGCGCCTGAGCGTGTACCACATCCTGAGCCGGGAGCAGGGCGACACCGACCTGCTCTTCGGCCGCATCGACCAGCCGAAAACCGAGCTGTTCCTGCAGAAAATTCTAACCCCGAGCCAGATTGACGAGTGCTTTATCTGTGGCCCTGAAGAAATGATTCTGGGCGTAAAAGCTGCCCTGACCAGTGCCGGCGTGGCCCCCGAGAAGATTCACTTCGAAATGTTCGGCACCACGGGCGGCGGCAAAACCCAGGCCGGCCCGGCCAAAGTGCGCCCCGCCGGCGAAGACGACAAGCACAGCCAGGTCACCGTGCAACTCGACGGCAACACCCGCATCCTGGAAATGTCGTACTACGGCAACACCATCCTGGATGCCCTGCTCGAAACCGGCGTAGACGCGCCCTACTCCTGCAAAAACGGCATGTGCAGCACCTGCCGCTGCCGGGTGGTGGAAGGCCAGGTGGAAATGGACGTCAACTACTCTCTCTCCGACACTGAAGTGGCCAAAGGCTACGTCCTCTCCTGCCAGGCTCGTCCGACGTCGGAAAAAGTGTTGGTGGATTTCGACCAGTAG
- a CDS encoding TetR/AcrR family transcriptional regulator → MAKKVKTNKRQVILEEAAKLFKAKGFSGTSMRDLGSQVGMEAASMYNHISSKDDILESICFHVSNTYISQLHEIEQLPVSYVGKLQALIRLHIRLMIEDGAAVSVANNDWKYLSDDKLQQFKDARKSYEKGFAALIEQGIEAGEFQPMNVSVALFTILSAVRWVELWYRPGRGITAEELEENIMTILLNGLAK, encoded by the coding sequence ATGGCTAAAAAAGTTAAAACCAACAAACGGCAGGTTATTTTGGAAGAAGCCGCCAAGCTCTTCAAAGCCAAGGGCTTTAGCGGCACGTCCATGCGCGACCTGGGTTCCCAGGTAGGCATGGAAGCGGCCAGCATGTACAACCACATCAGCTCCAAGGACGACATTCTGGAAAGCATCTGCTTTCACGTCTCCAACACGTATATCTCCCAGCTTCACGAAATCGAGCAGCTGCCGGTGTCCTACGTGGGCAAGCTTCAGGCCCTGATCCGGCTCCACATCCGCCTCATGATTGAGGACGGCGCGGCTGTATCGGTAGCCAATAACGACTGGAAATACCTCAGCGACGATAAGCTGCAGCAGTTCAAGGACGCCCGCAAAAGCTACGAAAAGGGCTTCGCCGCGCTAATTGAGCAGGGTATTGAAGCCGGGGAGTTTCAGCCCATGAACGTGTCGGTGGCCTTGTTCACGATTCTGTCGGCTGTGCGCTGGGTAGAGCTCTGGTACCGCCCCGGCCGCGGCATTACGGCCGAAGAGCTCGAAGAAAACATCATGACCATCCTGCTCAACGGCCTGGCCAAGTAA
- a CDS encoding phenylacetate--CoA ligase family protein has product MPLAQLRELQNARLKQQVDYVYHRVPFYKAKFDALGIHPSSFKGLADITKLGFTHKTDFRDTYPFGLFAVPQSEVARLHCSSGTTGKATVVGYTAEDLNTFAEVVARSLAAAGCRPGMKLQNAYGYGLFTGGLGIHYGAEKLGLTVIPVSGGGTDRQLQLLQDFQPEIICATPSYAQVLAEEIRRRGIPADALNLRHAVLGAEPWTETIRQQVESGLRVQATNIYGLSEIMGPGVSQEDVAERGTGSYIWEDHFYPEVVDKDTGEPVAEGELGVLVFTTLTKKAMPILRYWTNDITNLYYGESRSRTHVKMGPIRGRSDDMLIIRGVNFFPTQVEAILQELQHLSPYYQVVASRRGSLDEVAVSVEISEELMRRLELTTVTEAALGQHECLRTLQGTFAKKIKDNIGLSMQVQLVGFGELPRSEGGKLSKVQDLRNVP; this is encoded by the coding sequence ATGCCACTCGCTCAGCTGCGGGAGCTGCAGAATGCTCGTCTGAAGCAGCAGGTTGACTATGTATACCACCGGGTGCCCTTTTACAAAGCAAAGTTTGATGCTCTGGGCATTCATCCTTCTTCTTTTAAGGGTCTGGCAGACATTACCAAGCTGGGCTTTACCCACAAAACCGACTTTCGCGACACTTACCCTTTCGGTCTGTTTGCCGTGCCCCAGTCCGAGGTAGCCCGCCTGCACTGCTCCAGCGGCACCACCGGCAAGGCGACCGTGGTAGGGTACACGGCCGAGGACCTCAATACTTTCGCGGAGGTAGTAGCCCGGTCCTTGGCCGCGGCGGGCTGCCGCCCGGGCATGAAGCTGCAGAACGCCTACGGCTACGGCCTGTTTACGGGCGGCCTGGGTATTCACTACGGGGCTGAAAAGCTGGGCCTCACCGTGATTCCCGTGTCGGGCGGGGGCACCGACCGGCAACTACAGCTGCTCCAGGATTTTCAACCCGAAATCATCTGTGCCACGCCCTCTTACGCCCAGGTGCTGGCCGAGGAAATCCGGCGGCGGGGCATTCCCGCCGATGCCCTTAACCTGCGGCACGCCGTGCTGGGCGCCGAGCCCTGGACGGAAACCATCCGCCAGCAGGTGGAAAGCGGGCTGCGGGTGCAGGCCACCAACATCTACGGGCTGAGCGAAATTATGGGTCCGGGCGTGTCGCAGGAAGACGTAGCGGAACGGGGCACGGGCAGCTACATCTGGGAAGACCATTTCTACCCCGAGGTTGTCGACAAGGATACCGGGGAGCCAGTGGCCGAGGGCGAATTGGGCGTGCTGGTGTTTACGACGCTCACCAAAAAGGCCATGCCCATCCTGCGCTACTGGACCAACGACATCACCAACCTTTACTACGGGGAGTCCCGGAGCCGGACCCACGTGAAGATGGGCCCGATTCGGGGCCGGTCCGATGACATGCTCATCATCCGCGGCGTCAACTTCTTTCCTACCCAGGTCGAGGCCATTCTGCAGGAGCTGCAGCATCTGAGTCCGTATTACCAGGTAGTAGCCTCCCGCCGCGGCAGCCTCGATGAGGTGGCTGTTAGTGTGGAAATCAGTGAGGAGCTGATGCGCCGCCTGGAGCTGACGACGGTAACGGAAGCCGCCCTCGGGCAGCACGAGTGCCTACGGACGCTGCAGGGCACGTTTGCCAAGAAAATCAAGGACAACATTGGCCTGAGCATGCAAGTACAGCTGGTGGGCTTCGGCGAATTGCCGCGCAGTGAGGGTGGTAAGCTGAGCAAGGTCCAGGACCTGCGCAACGTGCCGTAG
- a CDS encoding YitT family protein encodes MLIPQLIVLRQLRQRLSPSMSSPTSLPADEPGHLFQKIKSVGLIVLGILCAGMGLKGFLLSSHFIDGGVTGISMLLSAALGIPLSWLLLIINLPFVILGYRQIGLGFALKSAAAIAGLSLALAVVPYPDVTKDLLLTSVFGGVFIGAGIGLAMRGGAVLDGTEVAALLINKHTPLLKVSDVILVLNVFIFGVAAFVLGIQTAMYSILTYVAASKTLDFLLNGIEQYTGVTIISARSEAIREAITTNLGRGVTIYQGKRGYGKRGDRDLDMDIVFTVVTRLELPQLRTEVRRLDPQAFVIQHSIDDAEGGMVKKRPFH; translated from the coding sequence ATGCTCATTCCTCAACTCATCGTTTTGCGCCAGTTGCGCCAACGCTTATCTCCTTCTATGTCCTCACCTACTTCTTTGCCCGCCGACGAACCGGGTCACTTATTTCAAAAAATCAAAAGCGTCGGCCTCATCGTGCTGGGCATTCTGTGCGCGGGCATGGGCCTGAAAGGCTTTTTGCTGTCGAGCCACTTCATCGACGGCGGCGTGACGGGTATTTCCATGCTGCTATCGGCCGCACTGGGCATTCCGCTATCCTGGCTGCTGCTCATCATCAATCTGCCCTTCGTCATTTTGGGCTACCGCCAGATCGGGCTGGGCTTTGCCCTGAAAAGCGCCGCCGCCATTGCCGGGCTGTCGTTGGCCCTGGCCGTGGTTCCTTACCCCGATGTGACCAAAGATTTGCTGCTGACCTCCGTGTTCGGCGGCGTCTTCATCGGGGCCGGTATCGGGCTGGCGATGCGGGGCGGAGCTGTGCTGGATGGTACCGAAGTAGCCGCGCTGCTCATCAACAAGCACACGCCCCTGCTCAAGGTAAGTGACGTTATTCTGGTCCTCAACGTATTTATCTTCGGCGTGGCGGCCTTTGTGCTGGGTATTCAAACAGCCATGTACTCGATTCTGACCTACGTGGCAGCTTCCAAAACGCTGGACTTTCTGCTCAATGGCATCGAGCAGTATACTGGCGTTACCATCATTTCAGCCCGTAGCGAGGCCATTCGCGAAGCTATTACTACCAACCTGGGCCGGGGCGTAACCATTTACCAGGGCAAGCGCGGCTACGGCAAGCGCGGCGACCGGGACCTGGACATGGACATCGTGTTTACGGTCGTAACCCGCCTGGAGCTGCCCCAGCTGCGCACCGAAGTTCGCCGCCTCGATCCGCAGGCCTTTGTCATTCAGCACAGTATCGATGATGCGGAAGGCGGCATGGTCAAGAAGCGGCCGTTTCACTAA
- a CDS encoding cation:proton antiporter, whose amino-acid sequence MPLYTTTLVILGVAILGVAWLPSLLEKYPLSYPVLYLGLGMAIYALPLELPTDPFAHQELITHISELCVIVALTGTGLKIDRSFSLRTWRTPLLLVLVLMVLTIASLTLAGWALVGLPLASALLLASALAPTDPVLAGDVQVGDPGEGREDNVRFALTGEAGLNDGLAFPFVYLALALLPAAAGSLPEKLGHWLWLDVVYRTVAALVFGVVSGKLLAYLIFSLPKRISIKTGAYGFVALAVTLITYGLTELVHGYGFLAVFIAAVTLRSRERRHEYHKQMHAFTDQLERLFIVVILILFGGAIMRGLLSELTWTGAALGLLLLLVIRPLGGLLTLARSSRVTLAERIIISFFGIRGIGSIFYLAFALTKAEFPAARQLWSILGFTMLVSICLHGILATPVMDWLDRRHGRTITAELSNETTEAD is encoded by the coding sequence ATGCCTCTCTACACTACCACGCTGGTTATTCTGGGAGTGGCCATTCTAGGGGTAGCCTGGCTACCGTCGTTGCTGGAAAAATACCCGCTGTCTTACCCGGTGCTGTACCTGGGTCTGGGAATGGCCATCTATGCGCTGCCCCTGGAACTGCCCACCGACCCATTTGCGCATCAGGAGTTGATAACCCACATTTCCGAGCTCTGCGTCATTGTCGCCCTCACCGGCACCGGCCTCAAGATTGACCGGTCCTTCTCCCTGCGTACCTGGCGCACGCCGCTACTCTTGGTGCTGGTCCTGATGGTACTAACCATTGCTAGCCTGACGCTGGCGGGCTGGGCCCTAGTAGGCTTACCGCTGGCCTCGGCCCTGCTGCTGGCTTCGGCCCTGGCCCCCACCGACCCGGTACTGGCCGGCGACGTTCAGGTCGGGGACCCCGGCGAAGGCCGCGAGGATAACGTGCGCTTTGCCCTGACCGGCGAGGCGGGCCTCAACGACGGGCTGGCGTTTCCCTTCGTGTACCTGGCCCTGGCTCTGCTGCCCGCCGCCGCTGGTTCTTTGCCCGAAAAGCTAGGGCACTGGCTGTGGCTGGACGTGGTATACCGTACGGTGGCAGCCCTGGTGTTTGGTGTGGTGTCGGGCAAGCTGCTGGCCTACCTGATTTTCAGCCTGCCCAAGCGCATCAGCATCAAGACCGGGGCCTACGGCTTCGTGGCCCTGGCCGTCACGCTCATCACCTACGGCCTCACCGAACTGGTACACGGCTACGGCTTTCTGGCCGTGTTTATTGCCGCCGTGACGCTGCGCAGCCGGGAGCGGCGCCACGAATACCACAAGCAGATGCACGCCTTCACCGACCAGCTGGAGCGCCTGTTCATCGTCGTCATTCTGATTTTGTTTGGCGGCGCCATCATGCGCGGTCTGCTGAGTGAGCTCACCTGGACCGGGGCGGCCCTGGGGCTACTGCTGCTGCTCGTCATCCGGCCCCTGGGCGGATTGCTCACCCTGGCCCGCTCTTCCCGCGTTACGCTGGCCGAGCGTATTATCATTTCCTTTTTCGGAATCCGGGGTATTGGCTCCATTTTTTACCTGGCTTTTGCCCTCACCAAGGCCGAGTTTCCCGCGGCACGGCAGCTCTGGTCCATTCTGGGCTTCACGATGCTGGTGTCTATCTGCCTGCACGGAATCCTGGCTACGCCGGTCATGGACTGGCTGGATCGGCGCCACGGCCGTACAATAACGGCCGAGCTTAGTAACGAAACCACCGAAGCTGATTAA
- a CDS encoding sensor histidine kinase, translating into MKLQQKLVLLTTLSKALMAVILLLALPWIVETLALRHTDASLRSEQQRVMRRIGQIGITSFLTEPYPNQKVHYDLLQDEFIELRHAVGTQSDTVATLPRQQHGELVDFRVLRHTFALEGQRYTVEIGKSIASVEDVYALLRSLAAYALAFAVLTTLLIELGVINYLLRPVDQIVERLRAVQGPMPAPLPPLPTTTSDFKYLDATIRRMLQKIRLVFEQEREFIANASHELLTPVSILQNRFENMLQAENLPEEAEQQIVTSQRTLHRLTATLRTLLMISRIENEQYARNDQVVVRQVLHDVVAELEDRIADENLTVDWALEGEPTIGAANGSLLFTFFYNLLSNAVKYNHTGGQIRISGQQLAGQPYTVQLFNTGKPIPAEHLPHLFERFRRAGNAHSAEGYGLGLALVRTIAQFHALRLQVASSEQGTTFTIWLPATPLSA; encoded by the coding sequence GTGAAACTCCAGCAAAAGCTCGTTCTGCTAACGACCCTGTCCAAGGCCCTGATGGCGGTAATACTGCTGCTGGCCCTGCCCTGGATTGTGGAAACCCTGGCCTTGCGCCACACCGATGCCTCGCTGCGCAGTGAGCAGCAGCGGGTGATGCGCCGCATCGGCCAGATCGGCATTACGAGCTTCCTGACCGAGCCGTATCCCAACCAGAAAGTTCACTACGACCTGCTGCAGGACGAGTTCATCGAGTTGCGCCACGCCGTCGGCACCCAGTCCGATACGGTGGCTACGCTGCCGCGGCAGCAGCACGGCGAGCTGGTCGACTTTCGGGTGCTGCGGCACACGTTTGCCCTGGAGGGGCAGCGCTACACGGTTGAAATCGGGAAGAGCATAGCCTCGGTTGAGGACGTGTACGCCCTGCTTCGGTCCCTGGCGGCCTATGCCCTGGCCTTTGCCGTGCTGACTACTTTGCTGATCGAGCTAGGCGTTATCAACTACCTGCTGCGGCCTGTGGACCAGATTGTGGAGCGGCTGCGGGCCGTACAGGGGCCCATGCCGGCGCCCCTACCGCCTCTGCCCACCACCACTTCCGATTTCAAATACCTAGATGCCACCATCCGGCGGATGCTGCAGAAAATCCGGCTGGTGTTTGAGCAGGAGCGCGAATTTATTGCCAATGCGTCGCACGAGCTGCTCACGCCGGTCAGCATTCTGCAAAACCGCTTCGAGAACATGCTGCAGGCCGAAAACCTGCCCGAGGAAGCCGAGCAGCAGATTGTAACTTCCCAGCGCACCCTGCACCGGCTCACGGCTACCCTGCGCACGTTGCTCATGATTTCGCGCATCGAAAACGAGCAGTACGCCCGCAACGACCAAGTAGTGGTGCGCCAGGTGCTGCACGACGTGGTGGCCGAGCTGGAAGACCGGATTGCCGACGAAAACCTGACCGTGGACTGGGCCCTGGAAGGCGAGCCGACCATTGGGGCGGCCAACGGCAGTCTGCTGTTTACCTTTTTCTACAACCTGCTCAGCAACGCCGTCAAGTACAACCACACCGGCGGGCAAATCCGGATTTCGGGCCAGCAACTGGCTGGACAGCCGTATACGGTGCAGCTCTTCAATACCGGCAAGCCTATTCCGGCCGAGCACCTGCCCCACTTGTTTGAGCGGTTTCGGCGGGCGGGCAACGCGCACTCCGCCGAAGGCTACGGCCTGGGTCTGGCCCTGGTGCGCACTATTGCCCAATTTCACGCCCTGCGCCTGCAAGTGGCTTCCTCCGAGCAGGGCACTACCTTTACCATCTGGCTGCCGGCCACGCCACTTTCCGCTTAG
- a CDS encoding response regulator transcription factor: MNVLIVEDDNALAQELALFLQHEHYYCDFARTGAEASEKLYVNEYDFVLLDLGLPDQDGLQLLAEARKQHNLQASIIILSARGSVDDRISGLQLGADDYLPKPYSLLELGSRMQAITRRKHGVTQETLSFGGFVINLSERSLRHGGTEVVLTRREFDLLHYLLLHRGRVLTRMQLSEHIWGNMISDRDDHDSNFIDVHMKNIRKKLGAFDTHDWIETVRGIGYRFKPTQDV; encoded by the coding sequence ATGAACGTTCTGATTGTTGAAGATGACAATGCCCTGGCTCAGGAGCTGGCCCTGTTTCTGCAGCACGAGCACTATTACTGCGACTTTGCCCGCACCGGGGCCGAGGCGTCGGAAAAGCTTTACGTGAATGAGTACGACTTCGTGTTGCTGGACCTGGGCTTGCCCGATCAGGATGGATTGCAGCTGCTGGCCGAAGCCCGCAAACAGCACAATCTGCAGGCGTCCATCATCATTCTCAGCGCCCGGGGCTCCGTTGATGACCGCATCAGCGGGCTACAGCTCGGCGCCGACGATTACCTGCCCAAGCCTTATTCCTTGCTAGAGCTGGGCTCCCGGATGCAGGCCATCACCCGCCGCAAGCACGGCGTGACGCAGGAAACCCTGTCGTTCGGCGGCTTCGTGATTAACCTCAGCGAACGGTCGTTGCGGCACGGCGGCACGGAGGTGGTGCTTACCCGCCGCGAGTTCGACCTGCTGCACTACCTGCTGCTGCACCGCGGCCGGGTGCTCACGCGCATGCAGCTCAGCGAGCATATCTGGGGCAACATGATCAGCGACCGGGACGACCACGACTCGAACTTCATCGATGTGCACATGAAGAACATTCGCAAGAAGCTTGGCGCATTTGATACCCACGACTGGATTGAGACCGTGCGCGGCATCGGTTACCGCTTCAAACCAACCCAGGACGTGTGA
- a CDS encoding MaoC family dehydratase, whose product MSTVIINSLEELEQYEGQDLGISEYHTITQEQINQFAAATLDFQWIHTDPEKAKAESPFGATIAHGYLTVALLPYLWTQVAQIENLKMQVNYEIEALRFNQAVTVNSEVRLRAKVLTVKNLRGTAKARIEVIMEVKDAKKPAFSGIITFLYHFL is encoded by the coding sequence ATGAGCACGGTAATCATTAACAGTCTTGAGGAGCTGGAACAGTACGAGGGTCAGGACCTCGGCATATCCGAGTACCACACCATCACCCAGGAGCAAATCAATCAATTCGCTGCTGCCACCCTGGATTTTCAGTGGATTCACACCGACCCCGAAAAGGCAAAAGCTGAGTCACCCTTCGGTGCTACCATTGCCCACGGCTACCTCACCGTGGCGCTGCTGCCCTATCTCTGGACCCAGGTTGCGCAGATCGAGAACCTGAAAATGCAGGTCAACTACGAGATTGAGGCCCTGCGCTTCAACCAGGCCGTGACGGTCAACAGCGAGGTGCGGCTGCGGGCCAAGGTGCTGACCGTGAAAAATCTGCGCGGCACGGCCAAGGCCCGAATTGAGGTAATAATGGAAGTAAAAGACGCGAAAAAGCCGGCCTTCAGTGGCATTATTACATTTCTCTACCACTTCCTATAG